The Gemella haemolysans genome includes a region encoding these proteins:
- the pnp gene encoding polyribonucleotide nucleotidyltransferase encodes MFQDKKVYTTQWAGKTLTVELGEMARQANAAVVVKYGDTVVLTTAVASKEAKDVDFFPLTVNYEEKMYAVGKIPGGFLRREGRPGTEATLAARLIDRPIRPLFEDGFRNEVQVISTVLSVEYDCDPVMAAMLGSSLSLSVSNIPFKGPIAGVTVGYVDGEYVINPTVEQMERSTVDLKVAGTIDAINMVEAGAKEVSEEIMLNAIMFGHEEIKRLIAFQQQIVDEIGQEKMAVELKVIDETIYKEVLSMALSQMKEAIAIKDKQERDEAISAVKEKVLEVFEEKATDEDELDIVKEAKLSLDKIVKDEVRREITEDKIRPDGRALTEIRPLASRVDVLPRTHGSALFTRGQTQSLGVVTLGNLSDEQIIDDLTQEENKRFMLHYNFPAFSVGEVGFSRAPGRREIGHGALGERALAQVIPSKEDFPYTIRIVSEILESNGSSSQATICSGSMALMAAGVPIKAQVAGIAMGLVKKDEHYTILTDIQGMEDHLGDMDFKVAGTSEGITALQMDIKIDGLSEQILKESLEQARVGRLQILEHMNSIISEPRQEVSTFAPKIKIIKIKPEKIKDVIGSGGKVINEIIEKTGVKIDIEQNGDVFISSPEIEGINKAIEIIENITREAEVGEIYLAEVKRIEKFGAFVELFPGVDALVHISKLAEERVNKVEDVVKVGDTLKVKVIKIDEKGRVDAAAHF; translated from the coding sequence ATGTTTCAAGATAAAAAAGTTTATACAACGCAATGGGCTGGAAAAACATTAACAGTTGAATTAGGTGAAATGGCTCGCCAAGCTAATGCAGCAGTAGTAGTAAAATATGGAGATACTGTTGTATTAACAACTGCAGTTGCTTCAAAAGAAGCAAAAGATGTAGATTTCTTCCCGCTAACAGTTAACTATGAAGAAAAAATGTACGCAGTAGGGAAAATACCAGGAGGATTCTTACGTAGAGAAGGTCGTCCAGGAACTGAAGCTACTCTAGCTGCTCGTCTTATCGATAGACCGATTAGACCATTATTCGAAGATGGATTCAGAAATGAAGTACAAGTTATTTCAACTGTTTTATCAGTTGAATATGATTGTGATCCGGTAATGGCAGCAATGCTAGGAAGCTCACTATCATTATCAGTATCAAATATTCCATTCAAAGGACCAATTGCTGGTGTTACTGTAGGATATGTTGATGGAGAATACGTAATTAACCCAACAGTTGAACAAATGGAACGTTCTACAGTTGACTTAAAAGTTGCTGGAACAATTGATGCGATTAACATGGTTGAAGCAGGTGCAAAAGAAGTATCTGAAGAAATTATGTTAAATGCAATTATGTTTGGACATGAAGAAATTAAACGTCTAATTGCATTCCAACAACAAATTGTTGATGAAATTGGTCAAGAAAAAATGGCTGTAGAGTTAAAAGTTATTGATGAAACAATCTATAAAGAAGTTCTTTCAATGGCATTATCTCAAATGAAAGAAGCTATTGCTATTAAAGATAAACAAGAACGAGATGAAGCTATTTCAGCTGTTAAAGAAAAAGTTCTTGAAGTATTTGAAGAAAAAGCAACTGATGAAGATGAACTTGATATTGTAAAAGAAGCAAAATTATCACTAGATAAAATTGTAAAAGATGAAGTTCGTCGTGAAATCACTGAAGATAAAATCAGACCGGATGGACGTGCTTTAACAGAAATTAGACCATTGGCTTCAAGAGTTGATGTATTACCAAGAACGCATGGATCTGCATTATTCACTCGTGGACAAACTCAGTCTTTAGGTGTTGTAACATTAGGTAACTTATCAGATGAGCAAATCATTGATGATTTAACTCAAGAAGAAAACAAGAGATTTATGTTACACTATAATTTCCCAGCATTCTCAGTTGGTGAAGTTGGATTTAGTCGTGCGCCAGGACGTCGTGAAATTGGTCACGGTGCATTAGGTGAGCGTGCATTAGCCCAAGTAATTCCATCTAAAGAAGATTTCCCATATACAATCCGTATTGTATCAGAAATTTTAGAATCTAATGGATCAAGTTCACAAGCTACAATCTGTTCTGGATCAATGGCTCTTATGGCAGCAGGAGTTCCAATTAAAGCTCAAGTAGCTGGTATTGCGATGGGATTAGTTAAAAAAGATGAACACTATACTATTTTAACTGATATTCAAGGTATGGAAGATCACCTTGGGGATATGGACTTCAAAGTTGCAGGTACATCTGAAGGTATTACAGCACTTCAAATGGATATTAAAATCGATGGTTTAAGTGAACAAATCTTAAAAGAATCATTAGAACAAGCACGTGTTGGTAGATTACAAATTTTAGAGCACATGAACAGTATTATCTCTGAACCTCGTCAAGAAGTTTCTACATTTGCACCGAAAATTAAAATCATTAAAATTAAACCTGAAAAAATTAAAGATGTTATTGGTTCAGGTGGTAAAGTTATCAATGAAATCATTGAAAAAACTGGTGTTAAAATTGATATAGAACAAAATGGAGATGTATTTATCTCTTCACCTGAAATCGAAGGAATTAATAAAGCTATCGAAATTATCGAAAACATCACACGTGAAGCAGAAGTTGGTGAAATCTATCTTGCTGAAGTTAAACGTATTGAAAAATTCGGTGCATTCGTTGAATTATTCCCAGGAGTAGATGCGTTAGTACATATTTCTAAATTAGCTGAAGAAAGAGTAAATAAAGTTGAAGATGTTGTAAAAGTTGGAGACACTCTTAAAGTTAAAGTAATTAAAATTGATGAGAAAGGTCGCGTAGACGCAGCAGCTCATTTCTAG
- a CDS encoding DUF2129 domain-containing protein produces MELFEKERRGIYVYFKSFKDLNKLEKYGNFISYSKRGRYACIYVDETRIESIVADLKKKKFVKKVELSEMSNLHLCFEHLDSNLQTKQ; encoded by the coding sequence ATGGAGTTATTTGAAAAAGAAAGACGTGGAATCTATGTCTATTTTAAAAGTTTTAAAGATTTAAATAAATTAGAAAAATATGGGAACTTTATTTCTTATTCTAAAAGAGGTAGGTATGCATGCATTTATGTGGATGAAACTAGAATAGAAAGTATTGTTGCAGACCTTAAGAAGAAGAAATTCGTAAAAAAAGTAGAATTATCAGAAATGTCAAATTTACATTTATGTTTTGAGCATTTAGATAGTAATTTACAAACAAAACAATAA
- the rsmD gene encoding 16S rRNA (guanine(966)-N(2))-methyltransferase RsmD, translated as MRVIAGKYRSIKLNAVDGINTRPTTDKIKENLFNMIDCYDCKVLDLFGGTGGLGIEALSRGAKHATFIDGSNNAIKVIKSNIEKCRISNDDYSLYRNDFKRALKIFGKKEEKFDLIFLDPPYDKGLIDDALKNIFDNQLCNDGALIVCEKSNTEKITIINENIEVIKEKQYGITDIVIFEYMEK; from the coding sequence ATGAGAGTAATAGCAGGAAAATATAGATCTATAAAATTAAATGCCGTTGACGGTATAAATACAAGGCCAACAACAGATAAAATAAAAGAAAATTTATTTAATATGATAGATTGCTATGATTGTAAAGTACTAGATCTTTTCGGTGGAACTGGTGGTTTAGGAATTGAAGCTTTAAGTCGTGGTGCTAAACATGCTACTTTCATTGACGGTAGTAATAATGCGATTAAGGTTATTAAAAGTAATATTGAAAAATGTAGAATTAGTAATGATGATTATTCTTTATATAGAAATGATTTCAAACGTGCTTTGAAGATTTTCGGGAAGAAGGAAGAAAAATTTGATTTGATTTTTCTAGATCCACCATATGATAAAGGATTAATAGATGATGCATTGAAAAATATTTTTGATAATCAGTTATGTAATGATGGTGCTTTAATTGTCTGTGAGAAGAGTAATACAGAAAAAATCACCATTATAAATGAAAATATCGAAGTAATAAAAGAAAAACAGTATGGAATTACAGACATAGTAATTTTTGAATATATGGAGAAATAA
- the coaD gene encoding pantetheine-phosphate adenylyltransferase produces MKRKIAIVPGSFDPITYGHIDIINRSAELFDEVIVAILVNPDKKYLFSLDERVEMINETIKEIPNVKVDSFSGLLVNYAKQVGSNVIVRGLRAVSDFEYEMQLTFMNKALDENIETFYMMANKQYSFISSSIVKGVSGFGADLSKFVPKHVEERLEKKTKERG; encoded by the coding sequence ATGAAAAGAAAAATAGCGATTGTACCTGGTAGTTTTGATCCTATTACTTACGGGCATATTGATATAATAAACAGAAGTGCTGAATTATTTGATGAAGTAATAGTAGCTATTTTGGTAAATCCTGACAAGAAATATTTATTTTCACTTGATGAGAGAGTGGAGATGATAAATGAAACAATTAAAGAAATTCCAAACGTTAAAGTTGATTCATTTTCAGGATTATTAGTAAATTATGCAAAGCAGGTAGGCTCAAATGTCATTGTTAGAGGATTAAGGGCGGTATCTGATTTTGAGTATGAGATGCAGTTAACATTTATGAATAAGGCGTTAGACGAAAACATTGAAACATTTTATATGATGGCTAATAAACAATATTCATTCATCAGTTCTAGTATTGTAAAAGGTGTTTCAGGTTTTGGTGCAGATTTATCGAAATTTGTACCTAAACATGTTGAAGAACGCTTAGAAAAAAAGACGAAAGAGAGAGGATAA
- a CDS encoding undecaprenyldiphospho-muramoylpentapeptide beta-N-acetylglucosaminyltransferase produces MKKILFTGGGSAGHVSVNVALIPEFKKNGYEISYIGSKTGIENEMIGKIPEVKYYKISSGKLRRYFSLENFIDPFKVLKGIVDSLLVLKKEKPNFVFSKGGFVSVPVCIAARLLKIPVVLHESDLTPGLANKINIKFCNHIFTTFEDTQKFLPKGKASLIGAIVRDDIYTGDANRAYELTGFTSEKPVLLVMGGSLGSKILNDYIWNNIDELINKYQIVHLVGKGLLNDSVEKEGYKQYEFLAKELFDVLKITDFAVSRAGANALYEFLALDLPPILVPLGTNQSRGDQIENAKFFEKNGFAKVVAEEDFTNLPVDQIFDFYDKLDDYKNSMKDYKKEKRVINDVSEFYNKIIEKIGGEK; encoded by the coding sequence TTGAAGAAAATCCTGTTTACTGGAGGGGGTTCAGCAGGTCACGTATCTGTTAATGTTGCCTTAATTCCAGAATTCAAAAAAAATGGATATGAAATCTCGTATATTGGTAGTAAAACTGGTATAGAAAACGAGATGATTGGTAAAATTCCAGAGGTTAAGTACTATAAAATAAGTTCAGGAAAGTTACGAAGATATTTTTCATTGGAGAATTTTATTGATCCATTTAAAGTACTAAAAGGAATTGTAGATTCTTTATTAGTATTAAAAAAGGAGAAACCAAATTTTGTATTTTCAAAAGGTGGATTTGTGAGTGTTCCAGTTTGTATCGCAGCTAGATTACTTAAGATTCCAGTTGTCTTACATGAGTCGGATCTTACACCAGGACTTGCAAATAAAATCAACATAAAGTTCTGTAATCATATTTTTACAACATTTGAAGATACACAAAAGTTCTTACCTAAAGGAAAAGCTAGTCTAATAGGTGCTATTGTAAGAGATGATATTTATACAGGTGATGCTAATCGCGCTTATGAACTAACAGGATTCACATCGGAAAAACCTGTGTTGCTTGTTATGGGTGGATCATTAGGATCAAAAATTCTAAATGATTATATTTGGAATAATATTGATGAACTAATCAACAAATATCAGATAGTTCACCTTGTAGGTAAAGGATTATTAAATGATAGTGTTGAAAAAGAAGGTTATAAGCAATATGAATTTTTAGCTAAAGAACTATTTGATGTACTGAAAATAACAGATTTTGCAGTTTCGAGAGCTGGAGCTAATGCCTTGTATGAATTTTTAGCTTTAGATTTACCTCCAATCTTAGTACCACTTGGAACTAATCAGAGTAGAGGTGATCAAATAGAAAACGCCAAGTTCTTTGAAAAAAATGGTTTCGCGAAAGTTGTCGCTGAAGAAGATTTCACCAATTTACCTGTTGATCAAATCTTTGATTTTTATGATAAACTTGATGATTATAAGAATTCAATGAAAGATTATAAAAAAGAAAAACGTGTTATTAATGACGTAAGTGAATTTTATAATAAAATAATTGAAAAAATAGGAGGTGAAAAATAG
- a CDS encoding phosphatase PAP2 family protein — translation MNRLKITFYLKLLILIILAFVAIKFPNNDIDRIIADLIEIKSLATLAKIISLVFNDKLLLLIMVLLSVFLVWIKELKKAVFIFFSAGLGGFFLSALKYSIQRVRPLPEIHDGFSFPSGHSTFVALFFLALLFVINKKEILKVIATFAIIAIPISRMVLGAHFLSDVIAGLLLGSLVVDFMKVYYVKIYDLIMRVLGKTNE, via the coding sequence ATGAACAGATTAAAAATTACTTTTTACTTGAAACTTCTGATTTTGATTATTTTAGCATTTGTAGCAATTAAATTTCCGAATAATGATATCGATAGAATTATCGCTGATTTAATTGAGATTAAATCGTTGGCAACATTAGCTAAAATAATTTCATTAGTTTTTAATGATAAACTATTATTATTAATAATGGTTCTTTTATCAGTATTTCTAGTATGGATTAAAGAATTGAAAAAAGCTGTGTTTATTTTCTTTAGTGCTGGATTAGGTGGATTCTTCTTATCTGCATTAAAATACAGCATCCAAAGGGTTAGACCTCTACCTGAGATTCATGATGGTTTTAGTTTCCCAAGTGGACATTCTACATTTGTAGCATTATTTTTCTTAGCATTATTGTTTGTAATAAATAAAAAAGAAATTTTAAAAGTAATTGCTACTTTTGCAATAATTGCAATACCAATTTCAAGAATGGTTTTAGGTGCACACTTTTTAAGTGACGTTATTGCAGGATTATTACTTGGAAGCTTAGTAGTAGACTTTATGAAAGTCTATTATGTAAAAATTTATGATTTAATAATGAGGGTTTTAGGAAAAACAAATGAATAG
- a CDS encoding DUF997 family protein produces MNRLKNKEGIVAIIIAIIHFALWYYFAYVRFDVNNVKSYKYILGLPEWFFYSSIVVSILIIILVIICTNLLLNDEIKEEEK; encoded by the coding sequence ATGAATAGATTAAAAAATAAAGAGGGTATAGTTGCAATCATTATTGCAATAATTCACTTTGCTCTATGGTATTATTTCGCATATGTCAGATTTGATGTGAATAATGTGAAATCCTATAAGTATATTTTAGGATTACCAGAATGGTTTTTTTACAGTTCGATAGTAGTAAGTATTTTAATAATAATATTAGTTATTATTTGTACAAATCTTTTGCTTAATGATGAAATAAAAGAGGAGGAAAAATAA
- the panF gene encoding sodium/pantothenate symporter, with protein sequence MTNTLDYKILILFATIFLAIILLPLMMNRMSKAEHHGGFFEKYYLADRKVSGIVLAITLMSTYGSASTFLGGPGVAYKLGYGWVLLAVIQVVTGYFVLLVLAKKFKNAAQKINAITISDYLRNRYNSKLVAFISTLAMIVFLIAAMSAQWVGGAKLLSAFMGIEYKTGIVLISVIIIFCVVFGGLKNILITDMIQGLIMIFSTIILLFAVINYGGGIDQITANLVNINEKILTPFGANGSLTPSYVSSFWVLVGVGVIGIPQIAINSMLYKNKRSLKQSIIVGSIVIFIVMFGVHLIGVMARGVFPDIKDYDSVIPIITLKVLPWYLAALVLAAPMAAIITTVNAQFLLISSALIKDLLFNNKFIKEKITSKKVPIFVYGVNILVILLIMLLSMRPPSLIVNVNLFAFGGLEATFLWPILLGLYWKKAEKYGALSSIVVGLLSYILIKTVYVIKFIEPVVISLLISLVVFMMVSLIASKKQLKK encoded by the coding sequence ATGACGAATACATTAGATTACAAAATACTAATTCTATTTGCAACAATATTTTTAGCGATAATTTTATTACCGTTAATGATGAACCGTATGAGTAAAGCGGAACACCATGGTGGTTTTTTCGAAAAGTACTATTTAGCAGATAGAAAAGTAAGTGGAATAGTACTTGCGATAACATTAATGTCAACTTATGGATCAGCTTCAACGTTTTTAGGTGGTCCTGGAGTAGCGTATAAACTTGGTTATGGTTGGGTTCTTCTAGCTGTAATCCAAGTTGTAACTGGCTATTTTGTACTATTAGTCTTGGCAAAAAAATTTAAAAATGCTGCACAAAAAATTAATGCGATAACTATAAGTGATTATTTAAGAAATAGATATAATTCAAAATTAGTTGCATTTATTTCTACTTTGGCTATGATAGTATTTCTAATTGCTGCGATGAGTGCCCAATGGGTTGGAGGAGCAAAATTATTGTCAGCATTTATGGGTATTGAATATAAGACTGGTATAGTTCTTATTTCAGTAATTATTATATTTTGTGTAGTATTCGGTGGATTGAAGAATATTTTAATTACCGATATGATTCAAGGTTTAATAATGATATTTTCTACAATAATTTTACTGTTTGCAGTAATTAATTATGGTGGAGGAATTGATCAGATTACAGCGAACCTGGTTAATATTAATGAAAAGATATTAACTCCTTTTGGAGCTAATGGAAGTTTAACACCTAGTTATGTTAGTTCGTTTTGGGTATTAGTTGGAGTTGGGGTTATAGGTATCCCGCAGATTGCTATCAACTCAATGTTATATAAGAATAAAAGAAGTTTAAAACAATCTATTATCGTCGGATCAATAGTAATATTTATCGTAATGTTCGGAGTACATTTAATTGGAGTTATGGCTAGAGGAGTTTTCCCAGACATAAAAGACTACGATTCAGTAATTCCTATAATTACATTAAAAGTACTTCCATGGTATTTAGCCGCGTTGGTACTTGCAGCTCCTATGGCAGCTATTATAACAACTGTGAATGCTCAATTCTTATTAATATCATCGGCTTTGATAAAGGACTTATTATTTAATAACAAGTTTATAAAAGAAAAAATTACAAGTAAAAAAGTTCCTATATTTGTTTATGGGGTAAATATTTTAGTAATTTTACTTATAATGTTATTAAGTATGAGACCACCTAGTTTAATAGTTAATGTAAATCTATTTGCTTTTGGTGGATTAGAAGCAACATTCTTATGGCCTATATTATTAGGTTTATATTGGAAAAAAGCTGAGAAATATGGAGCATTAAGTTCGATAGTAGTAGGTTTACTTAGTTATATACTAATAAAAACAGTTTATGTAATTAAATTTATTGAACCTGTTGTGATATCATTATTAATCTCACTTGTGGTATTTATGATGGTTTCATTAATAGCTAGTAAAAAACAATTGAAAAAATAG
- a CDS encoding DUF6501 family protein, whose product MSKKVIVKHTDAEKFTVSNMLTVGKEYEVVNETEEYVFVVDNSGKVGGYYHDYFEEVK is encoded by the coding sequence ATGTCAAAAAAAGTTATTGTAAAACATACAGATGCTGAGAAATTTACTGTAAGTAATATGCTTACTGTAGGAAAAGAATATGAAGTAGTAAATGAAACAGAAGAATATGTATTTGTGGTAGATAATAGCGGTAAAGTTGGTGGTTATTACCACGATTATTTCGAAGAAGTAAAATAA
- a CDS encoding LysM peptidoglycan-binding domain-containing protein, producing the protein MKNNTIKNTVLVVLFIILAPLILVGVTTVGNSLGGKSKDKVVQTTEQQTAKVPEETKAESNNNIPKASNSKVTEGTTSKKESTNNNNNNDTNTEKSESSGVVSTTPVAGQDYVIKSGDSLFVIASKAYGEANAQNGVEKIKEANNISNNNIAAGQKIQIPKI; encoded by the coding sequence ATGAAAAATAATACTATAAAGAATACAGTTCTAGTTGTTTTATTTATAATATTAGCACCACTTATTCTTGTAGGGGTAACAACCGTAGGAAATTCACTTGGAGGAAAATCTAAAGATAAGGTAGTTCAAACTACAGAACAACAAACAGCTAAAGTTCCAGAAGAAACTAAAGCTGAAAGTAATAATAATATACCTAAGGCTAGTAATTCTAAAGTAACAGAAGGAACTACTTCTAAAAAAGAGTCAACAAATAATAATAACAATAATGATACTAATACTGAAAAGAGTGAATCTTCAGGTGTAGTAAGTACAACTCCTGTAGCAGGTCAAGATTATGTGATTAAATCAGGTGATTCATTATTTGTTATCGCCTCTAAAGCATATGGAGAAGCGAATGCTCAAAATGGTGTAGAAAAAATAAAAGAAGCTAATAATATTAGTAATAATAATATTGCAGCTGGACAAAAAATTCAAATACCGAAAATATAA
- a CDS encoding ISL3 family transposase produces MSNFITNLLLIKDQNITMDDKLDLINVDGQDTFVFHGTLSYNPKCCTNCGCIKEGNNIVKNGFTDPLKVALLKISECPTYLRLKKQRFKCKECNSKFCAETLFVQKHCSISKNLIFHIMKNLSKTISFKDIAELSNVSVSTVVRVMKSCREAVEIKTHSNLPEHLCFDEIKSTKDSKNGMSFVFLDAKTHDFIDIVDGRTQHILKQYFMRYPRKVRKKVKTICIDIYPPYMNMIREMFPNAKIIIDRFHMVQNINRELNKARIKLMNQYKNKKSSTYTILKNFWKVILEDRDKVNSTKTFYSRSFKRYVTRKEVLDYILAIDDEFTPSYERVHEIREAIKAKDSVELEKYIDMDTRGLSKGVSKAINTMKKHKEYMLNAVKYKYSNGPLEGFNNKIKLLKRVSYGYSSFSNFRLRILIMSRLFVSEYKNNVKLKENKKKSKQQNAA; encoded by the coding sequence ATGTCTAATTTTATCACAAATTTACTATTAATAAAAGACCAAAATATAACTATGGATGATAAACTTGATTTAATTAATGTAGACGGTCAAGATACATTCGTATTTCATGGGACTTTATCATACAATCCAAAGTGTTGTACAAACTGTGGTTGTATAAAAGAAGGAAATAATATAGTTAAAAATGGATTCACAGATCCATTAAAAGTAGCTTTATTAAAGATATCAGAATGCCCTACATATCTACGATTAAAGAAACAACGCTTTAAATGTAAAGAATGTAATTCTAAGTTTTGTGCTGAAACATTATTTGTACAAAAACACTGCAGTATATCTAAAAATCTTATATTTCACATTATGAAGAATCTTTCTAAGACAATATCATTTAAAGATATAGCTGAATTAAGTAATGTATCAGTATCTACAGTAGTAAGAGTAATGAAATCATGTAGAGAAGCCGTAGAAATTAAGACTCATTCAAACCTACCAGAACACCTATGTTTTGATGAGATAAAGTCAACTAAAGACAGTAAAAATGGAATGAGCTTCGTATTCTTAGATGCTAAAACACATGATTTTATAGATATTGTAGATGGAAGAACTCAACATATATTAAAACAGTACTTTATGAGATATCCAAGGAAAGTAAGAAAGAAAGTAAAAACAATCTGTATAGATATTTACCCTCCTTATATGAATATGATTAGAGAGATGTTTCCTAACGCTAAAATAATTATAGATAGATTCCATATGGTACAAAATATTAATAGAGAATTAAATAAAGCTAGAATAAAACTAATGAACCAATATAAGAATAAAAAAAGTTCTACTTACACTATTTTAAAGAACTTCTGGAAAGTAATATTAGAAGATAGAGATAAAGTAAATTCAACAAAAACATTCTATTCTAGAAGCTTTAAACGCTATGTAACTAGAAAAGAAGTATTAGATTATATATTAGCTATAGATGATGAATTTACACCTAGCTATGAGAGAGTGCATGAGATAAGAGAAGCTATTAAGGCTAAAGATTCTGTAGAATTAGAGAAGTATATAGATATGGATACTAGAGGATTATCTAAAGGTGTATCTAAAGCTATAAATACTATGAAAAAGCACAAAGAGTATATGCTTAATGCTGTTAAATATAAGTATTCTAATGGTCCATTAGAAGGATTTAATAATAAAATAAAACTACTAAAGAGAGTATCTTATGGATATTCTAGCTTTAGTAATTTCAGATTACGCATTTTAATTATGTCTAGATTATTTGTTTCTGAGTATAAAAATAATGTCAAACTTAAAGAAAACAAGAAAAAATCTAAGCAGCAAAATGCTGCCTAG
- a CDS encoding L-lactate MFS transporter produces MKKNTRWTVLFASMAILLCAGSLYSFSVFAKPLSVSKGWSMPDVILAFTINAAIAPIPTILGGFITDKGKANISIILGGILFAVGFILTGFATTKGMLYFSYGVLSGVGQAFAYSGIISNALRFFPDKRGLAAGLITGAMGGASVIAAPIAHSLIANYGVHNAFIYLGSVYLVIIIIALFFIKVAPANYQPEGWVQPVAEIKQEAANKNWKQMLMSLSFYFIISMFAIGAFSGLMVASNASVISQTMFGLTASVAATFVSIYALSNCLGRIVWGIVSDKIGHEKTLIAIYSVIAISLLILVNIRTTLGLTVGLVLLGLCFGGTMGVFAPLVMKTFGPINQGVNYGIVFIGFSTAAFFAPKYAAGIAEKHNGDFTDAFYVAISLVLVGLVISVIYSIFSKRKAI; encoded by the coding sequence ATGAAAAAAAATACAAGATGGACTGTTTTATTCGCCTCAATGGCAATTTTGTTGTGTGCTGGATCACTATATTCTTTTAGTGTTTTTGCAAAACCTCTAAGTGTTTCAAAAGGATGGAGTATGCCAGATGTTATTCTAGCATTTACTATAAATGCTGCTATCGCCCCTATTCCTACTATTCTTGGAGGATTTATTACAGATAAAGGAAAAGCGAATATTTCTATAATTTTAGGAGGAATACTATTTGCTGTCGGATTTATTCTTACTGGATTTGCTACTACAAAAGGAATGTTATATTTTAGCTATGGTGTATTATCAGGTGTCGGACAAGCATTTGCATACTCTGGAATTATAAGTAATGCACTTAGATTCTTTCCTGATAAAAGAGGATTAGCTGCTGGTCTAATAACTGGTGCTATGGGTGGTGCTAGTGTAATTGCCGCTCCAATCGCACATAGTCTTATAGCTAATTATGGAGTACACAATGCATTCATCTACCTAGGTAGTGTTTACTTAGTAATCATTATTATAGCTCTATTCTTCATAAAAGTTGCTCCTGCAAATTATCAACCTGAAGGTTGGGTTCAACCTGTGGCTGAAATTAAGCAAGAAGCTGCTAACAAAAACTGGAAACAGATGCTAATGAGTTTATCATTTTACTTCATAATCTCAATGTTTGCTATCGGTGCATTCTCTGGTCTTATGGTAGCATCAAATGCATCAGTTATTAGCCAAACTATGTTTGGACTAACTGCTTCCGTTGCAGCTACATTTGTTAGTATTTATGCTTTATCAAACTGTTTAGGACGTATCGTCTGGGGAATAGTTTCGGATAAAATCGGTCATGAAAAAACTCTTATTGCTATCTACTCAGTAATTGCTATATCTTTATTAATTCTAGTTAATATAAGAACTACTCTTGGTCTTACAGTTGGACTTGTTCTCCTTGGTTTATGTTTTGGAGGAACTATGGGAGTCTTCGCACCATTAGTAATGAAAACATTCGGTCCTATTAACCAAGGAGTAAACTATGGAATTGTATTTATAGGATTCTCTACTGCTGCATTTTTTGCTCCTAAGTACGCTGCTGGTATTGCAGAAAAGCACAACGGTGACTTTACAGATGCATTTTATGTAGCAATATCTCTAGTTCTTGTTGGATTAGTGATTAGTGTGATATATTCTATTTTTTCAAAACGCAAAGCAATTTAA